Proteins from one Geomonas agri genomic window:
- a CDS encoding acyl-[ACP]--phospholipid O-acyltransferase, whose translation MSTDTTSSKSFAWLNTTQFLGALNDNILKLLIIFFLIGSRGHAHAGAVTAAVGAAFVLPFLLFSAPAGCLADRLPKAKLIVNVKLVEVMVTLLAVVAFALRLEQALFLVIFLMAAHSTFFAPAKYSILPELVAKEELSRVNGAMESCTFMAIIVGTGLASGLAQLADGRFWLAALFCLAIAVAGLFSARLIGTSERCDANHTVALLPTEILRTIRGVSRDRHLMLAIIGLAWFMFIGAFAQLNLIGYGMERLGLSEAHSGYLFLAAALGIGMGSLLAAKLSGRDVEFGIVPLGAAGLTVAPWLLHVLPASLPVSLAVIVCFGISAGVFSLPLQTFIQLRADASMRGEVLAASTFINWIGILFASGLTWLFSGPMGLTAAQGFSIIGALTLVLTILSFRILPDFLLRFIALVTMRIFYRLRIIGRDNLPVEGPALLIPNHVTWADALLLTATCQRRIRFVMERSIYNTPILRSLFRLMGVIPVSSADGKREMLEFIKSARAALDEGYMVCIFAEGALTRNGMLGEFRGGFERIVKGTDYPIIPVYIGGAWGSILSYAHGKLLSRLPAFSPYPVTILFGTPMPAASLAAEVRQKVAELSCDYFASRKEQRRALPEYFIRTARQHWKRCAVADTSGKNLNYGRTLVGAVALADKLEGLIGTEEHVGLLLPASTGGALANLALSMLGRVTVNLNFTASEASLRSAIDQCGIRTVITSRAFLEKVPTLPRLEGMICLEDVAPTITGLDKLTALVKARLYPASLLCRGNGFHADKSATVIFSSGSTGEPKGVMLSHHNIMSNIEALRMVFRVDLNDNICSALPFFHSLGFTATLWFPLTSGFSSAYHPNPLDGEKIAQVVREHKSTLLLATPTFLLSYLRRAKSEDFSSLRLVITGAEKLKSKLADSFEEKFGVRPMEGYGATELSPVISLNLPDVEIDGVRQQGAKEGSVGHPIPGVAIRVVDTESGAVLKPGQTGMIEVKGPNVMVGYLGKEEQTAAVVRDGWYATGDLGVMDDDGFIRITDRISRFSKIGGEMVPHGAVEDELHNRLGQTGILAVTAVPDEKKGERLVVIYTRGTTDAATLAQLISESELPNLWKPGRDGFVEVESLPILGTGKLDLKGLKELALAATN comes from the coding sequence ATGAGCACCGACACCACTTCATCAAAATCATTCGCCTGGCTGAACACCACCCAGTTTCTCGGCGCGCTGAACGACAACATCCTGAAGCTCTTGATCATCTTCTTCCTGATCGGCAGCCGCGGGCATGCCCATGCCGGCGCAGTCACCGCCGCAGTAGGCGCAGCCTTCGTGCTCCCTTTCCTGCTCTTCTCCGCCCCGGCGGGTTGCCTGGCCGACCGTCTCCCCAAAGCCAAGCTGATCGTGAACGTGAAGCTGGTCGAAGTCATGGTGACGCTCCTGGCGGTCGTAGCCTTCGCCCTGCGCCTGGAGCAGGCCCTCTTCCTGGTCATCTTCCTGATGGCCGCCCACAGCACCTTCTTCGCCCCAGCCAAGTACAGCATCCTGCCGGAACTGGTGGCCAAGGAAGAACTGTCACGGGTCAATGGGGCGATGGAATCCTGCACCTTCATGGCCATCATCGTCGGCACCGGCCTCGCCTCCGGGCTGGCCCAACTCGCCGACGGGCGTTTCTGGCTGGCCGCCCTGTTCTGCCTCGCCATCGCCGTGGCCGGCCTCTTTTCCGCGCGCCTGATCGGCACAAGCGAGCGCTGCGACGCCAATCACACGGTGGCGCTGCTCCCCACCGAGATCCTGCGCACCATCAGGGGCGTGAGCCGCGACCGCCACCTCATGCTGGCCATCATCGGGCTTGCCTGGTTCATGTTCATCGGCGCCTTCGCGCAGCTCAACCTGATCGGTTACGGCATGGAGCGGCTCGGGCTCTCCGAGGCCCACAGCGGCTACCTGTTCCTGGCAGCGGCGCTGGGCATCGGCATGGGTTCGCTCCTTGCCGCCAAGCTCTCCGGCCGCGACGTCGAGTTCGGCATCGTGCCGCTGGGCGCCGCCGGCCTCACCGTGGCGCCGTGGCTGCTGCACGTACTGCCGGCGAGCCTCCCGGTGAGCCTCGCCGTCATCGTCTGCTTCGGCATCTCCGCCGGTGTCTTCAGCCTGCCGCTGCAGACCTTCATCCAGCTGCGCGCCGATGCCTCCATGCGCGGCGAGGTGCTGGCCGCCTCCACCTTCATCAACTGGATCGGCATCCTGTTCGCCTCGGGCCTCACCTGGCTCTTCAGCGGCCCGATGGGACTCACCGCCGCCCAAGGGTTCAGCATTATCGGCGCACTCACCCTGGTACTCACCATCCTTTCCTTCCGGATCCTGCCGGACTTCCTGCTCCGCTTCATCGCCCTGGTGACGATGCGTATCTTCTACCGCCTGCGCATCATCGGCCGCGACAACCTCCCGGTCGAGGGGCCGGCGCTGTTGATCCCGAACCACGTCACCTGGGCCGACGCACTGCTCCTCACCGCCACCTGCCAACGCCGCATCCGCTTCGTCATGGAGCGCAGCATCTACAACACACCGATCCTGCGCAGCCTGTTCCGACTCATGGGGGTGATCCCGGTTTCCTCGGCCGACGGCAAGCGCGAGATGCTCGAATTCATCAAAAGCGCCCGCGCCGCTCTCGACGAGGGGTACATGGTCTGCATCTTCGCCGAAGGCGCGCTGACCCGCAACGGCATGCTGGGCGAGTTCCGCGGCGGCTTCGAACGGATCGTGAAGGGGACCGATTACCCTATCATCCCGGTCTACATCGGCGGTGCCTGGGGGAGCATCCTCTCCTACGCCCACGGTAAGCTCCTGTCACGGTTGCCGGCCTTTTCCCCGTACCCGGTGACCATCCTGTTCGGGACTCCGATGCCCGCCGCGAGCCTCGCCGCCGAGGTGCGCCAGAAGGTGGCCGAACTCTCCTGCGACTACTTCGCCTCGCGGAAAGAACAGCGTAGGGCGCTGCCGGAGTACTTCATCCGCACCGCACGCCAGCACTGGAAGCGTTGCGCCGTGGCCGACACCTCCGGCAAGAACCTGAACTACGGCCGCACTCTGGTTGGCGCTGTGGCACTTGCGGATAAACTTGAGGGGCTGATCGGCACGGAGGAGCACGTGGGGCTCCTGCTGCCGGCTTCCACCGGCGGGGCACTGGCCAACCTGGCGCTCTCCATGCTGGGGCGGGTCACCGTCAACCTCAACTTCACCGCATCGGAGGCGTCGCTCCGTTCGGCGATCGACCAATGCGGCATCCGCACCGTTATCACCTCGCGCGCCTTCCTGGAAAAGGTCCCCACTCTGCCGCGCCTGGAGGGAATGATCTGCCTCGAGGACGTCGCCCCGACCATCACCGGGTTGGACAAGCTCACCGCCCTGGTCAAGGCGCGTCTCTACCCGGCGTCTCTCTTGTGCCGCGGCAACGGCTTCCACGCCGACAAGAGCGCCACGGTGATTTTCTCTTCCGGGAGCACCGGCGAGCCGAAGGGGGTGATGCTGAGCCACCACAACATCATGTCCAACATCGAGGCGCTGCGCATGGTGTTCCGGGTCGACTTGAACGACAACATCTGCTCCGCCCTCCCCTTCTTCCACTCGCTCGGTTTCACCGCCACGCTCTGGTTCCCGCTCACCAGCGGTTTCTCGAGCGCGTACCATCCGAACCCGCTCGACGGCGAGAAGATCGCCCAGGTGGTGCGGGAGCACAAGTCTACCCTGCTCCTGGCGACGCCGACCTTCCTCCTCTCCTACCTGCGCCGCGCCAAGAGTGAGGACTTCTCCTCGCTGCGCCTGGTGATCACCGGAGCGGAGAAGCTGAAGAGCAAGCTGGCGGACTCCTTCGAGGAGAAGTTCGGGGTGCGCCCCATGGAAGGCTACGGTGCCACTGAACTTTCGCCGGTTATCTCGCTGAACCTCCCCGATGTCGAGATCGACGGGGTCAGGCAGCAGGGCGCCAAGGAAGGGAGCGTGGGGCATCCCATCCCCGGAGTCGCCATCCGCGTAGTCGATACCGAGAGCGGCGCCGTCCTGAAACCGGGGCAGACGGGGATGATCGAGGTGAAGGGGCCCAACGTGATGGTGGGGTACCTGGGGAAAGAGGAGCAGACGGCAGCGGTGGTGCGGGACGGGTGGTACGCGACCGGCGACCTCGGCGTCATGGACGACGACGGCTTCATCAGGATTACTGACCGCATCTCGCGCTTCAGCAAGATCGGCGGCGAGATGGTGCCGCACGGCGCGGTAGAGGACGAACTGCATAACCGGCTCGGGCAGACCGGGATCCTCGCGGTGACCGCGGTGCCCGACGAGAAGAAGGGCGAGCGGCTGGTGGTGATCTACACCCGCGGCACCACCGACGCAGCCACCCTGGCGCAGCTGATCTCGGAGAGTGAACTCCCCAACCTTTGGAAGCCGGGGCGGGACGGATTTGTCGAGGTGGAGAGCCTCCCCATTCTCGGCACCGGAAAGCTGGACCTGAAGGGGCTCAAGGAACTGGCGCTCGCGGCGACAAATTAG
- a CDS encoding amidohydrolase family protein: MSTTTAKGIIDIHCHTAGIGAGNSGCFISPAMRRSWRYRVFLKAFGVTEQELLSEGDGLVMRRTAESLALSQRVTAAVILAMDGAVDDKGELDRSQTEMFIPNEFVAAETAKYPNLLFGASINPLRRDALERLEWAAAHGAVLVKWLPSIQHFDPADRRLVPFYEKLRELGLPLLTHTGSEKSFTATRNELADPERLRLPLSLGVTVIAAHAASNGRNQGESNHRRFLRLCGEHQNLYADISALTQLNRLTHLQRLLKHPELFGRLLYGTDMPIPNTAAVTPLGFPNRLTPRRMLQIAGIANPWDQDVALKEALGVPEQIFFDANSIIRL, encoded by the coding sequence ATGAGCACGACCACAGCAAAAGGCATCATTGACATCCACTGTCACACCGCCGGCATCGGCGCGGGGAACAGCGGCTGCTTCATTTCCCCGGCCATGCGCAGGAGCTGGAGATACAGGGTGTTCCTGAAAGCCTTCGGCGTGACAGAACAGGAACTGCTCAGTGAAGGGGATGGACTGGTGATGCGTCGCACCGCCGAGAGCCTGGCCCTTTCCCAGCGCGTGACGGCGGCAGTCATCCTGGCCATGGACGGCGCGGTGGACGACAAGGGTGAACTGGACCGCTCGCAGACCGAGATGTTCATCCCCAACGAATTTGTGGCGGCGGAAACGGCCAAGTACCCGAACCTCCTCTTCGGCGCCAGCATCAATCCCCTGCGCCGCGACGCGCTGGAGCGCCTGGAGTGGGCAGCGGCGCACGGCGCGGTCCTGGTCAAGTGGCTCCCCTCCATCCAGCACTTCGACCCCGCCGACCGGCGCCTGGTGCCGTTCTACGAAAAACTGCGTGAGCTTGGGTTGCCGCTGCTCACCCACACTGGCTCGGAAAAATCCTTCACCGCCACCCGCAACGAACTGGCCGACCCGGAGCGCCTGCGGCTGCCGCTCAGCCTCGGCGTGACCGTGATCGCGGCACACGCGGCGAGTAACGGCCGCAACCAGGGGGAGAGCAACCACCGCCGCTTTTTAAGACTTTGCGGCGAGCACCAAAACCTGTACGCGGACATCTCCGCGCTGACCCAGTTGAACCGTCTGACGCACCTTCAGCGTCTGCTAAAACACCCGGAACTCTTCGGCCGGCTCCTCTACGGCACCGACATGCCGATCCCCAACACGGCGGCGGTGACGCCCCTCGGCTTCCCGAACCGGCTCACGCCGCGGCGCATGCTGCAGATTGCCGGCATCGCCAACCCGTGGGACCAGGACGTCGCCCTCAAGGAAGCACTCGGGGTCCCGGAGCAGATCTTCTTCGACGCCAATTCAATCATCAGGCTTTAG
- a CDS encoding sigma 54-interacting transcriptional regulator, giving the protein MTDQEWAFLETVARAAFANPFGETRDDLDLLIGGAPRGASSEEILDSVLSRVTTQVESLRRRGLADLRGEGGNRREVLRRFCLFHVFHRYVDHFDRLIQEQLQQGDKPCRVSFAREALEELASFGLTAEEAERTFAVFYQLRRAFYFIRNGLVGSSPSMKALRRHLWDCVFTHDVRWFEAGLWNRMEEFSILLLGETGTGKGAAAAAIGRSGFIPYDPVRNGFSESFTRNFVAINLSQYSEGVLESELFGHKKGSFTGAVENHEGLFSRCAPHGVIFLDEIGDVSIPVQIKLLQVLQERVFFPVGSHEPKRFSGRIVAATNRPLDEMLINGKFRDDLYYRLCSDVVTIPPLRERLKEEPEELEHLLDAILRRIAGQPVSARERQLVQKVLKRDVGRDYDWPGNVRELEQAVKRIILTGRYQGVQREKGKGDADAVERLASGIREGALNAEEVLAAYCGLLYDTHGTYEEVARRIQLDRRTVKKYVQMGNRGL; this is encoded by the coding sequence ATGACAGATCAAGAATGGGCTTTCCTGGAGACAGTCGCGCGCGCCGCTTTTGCCAATCCCTTTGGCGAGACAAGGGATGATCTTGATCTCCTCATCGGAGGTGCACCGCGGGGGGCGTCATCGGAAGAAATCCTCGACTCAGTATTGAGCCGGGTTACGACGCAGGTCGAGAGCCTGCGCCGACGGGGGCTGGCGGACCTGCGGGGGGAGGGGGGCAATCGGCGTGAGGTGCTGCGCAGGTTCTGCCTGTTCCACGTCTTCCATCGCTACGTCGACCACTTTGATCGGCTCATCCAGGAGCAGTTGCAACAGGGTGACAAACCCTGCCGTGTCAGCTTCGCCCGAGAGGCGCTAGAGGAGCTCGCGAGCTTCGGCCTCACCGCTGAGGAGGCGGAGCGGACCTTCGCCGTCTTCTACCAGTTGCGCCGCGCTTTCTACTTCATCAGGAACGGGCTGGTGGGGAGTTCCCCTTCCATGAAGGCGCTACGCCGCCACCTCTGGGACTGCGTCTTCACCCACGACGTGCGCTGGTTCGAGGCGGGGTTGTGGAACCGCATGGAGGAGTTTTCCATCCTGCTTCTCGGCGAGACCGGGACCGGCAAGGGGGCCGCAGCGGCCGCCATCGGGCGTTCCGGCTTCATCCCTTACGATCCCGTCCGAAACGGTTTCAGCGAGAGCTTCACTCGCAACTTCGTCGCCATCAACCTGTCCCAGTATTCCGAGGGTGTGCTCGAATCAGAACTCTTCGGGCACAAGAAAGGCTCCTTCACTGGCGCCGTGGAGAACCACGAGGGACTTTTCAGCCGCTGCGCGCCGCACGGCGTCATCTTCCTGGACGAGATCGGCGATGTCAGCATCCCGGTGCAGATCAAGCTCTTGCAGGTGCTGCAGGAGCGGGTTTTCTTCCCGGTCGGGAGCCATGAGCCCAAGCGCTTCAGCGGACGCATCGTCGCCGCCACCAATCGGCCTCTGGACGAGATGCTCATTAACGGGAAATTCCGTGACGACCTCTATTACCGTCTCTGCTCCGACGTGGTCACCATCCCACCGCTGCGCGAGCGTCTGAAGGAAGAACCTGAAGAGCTGGAGCACCTGTTGGACGCCATCCTGCGCCGCATCGCCGGGCAGCCGGTTTCCGCCCGCGAGCGGCAACTGGTGCAAAAGGTGTTGAAGCGTGACGTGGGGCGGGACTACGACTGGCCGGGCAACGTGAGGGAGTTGGAGCAGGCCGTGAAGAGGATCATCCTCACTGGTCGCTATCAGGGCGTGCAGCGGGAAAAGGGGAAGGGGGATGCGGATGCGGTCGAGCGGCTGGCCTCCGGCATCAGGGAAGGAGCGCTCAACGCCGAAGAAGTGCTAGCCGCCTACTGCGGCCTGCTCTACGACACCCATGGTACCTACGAAGAAGTCGCTCGCCGCATCCAGCTTGACCGTCGCACGGTGAAGAAGTATGTGCAGATGGGGAACCGTGGATTGTAA
- a CDS encoding type II TA system antitoxin MqsA family protein: protein MKCPACGNQMVTEVREETLCYGGESMTLTGMQGQFCTACDEGIWDDHSYRRYTEAQDTLLRTVKEDVSADIRRIRKELKLTQSELAEAFGVGKVAFSRYERGETRPPAPVVKLLKLIERHPELLKEMQELPLQGRFSRDIPPRSQRRKAVPAP, encoded by the coding sequence ATGAAGTGCCCAGCGTGTGGCAACCAGATGGTTACGGAAGTCCGTGAGGAAACCCTCTGTTACGGAGGAGAATCAATGACCTTGACAGGAATGCAGGGGCAGTTCTGCACCGCCTGCGACGAGGGGATCTGGGATGACCACAGCTACCGGCGCTATACAGAAGCACAGGACACGTTGCTGCGCACGGTCAAAGAGGACGTCAGCGCCGACATCAGGCGCATCAGGAAGGAGTTGAAGCTAACCCAATCCGAGTTGGCGGAAGCCTTTGGCGTTGGTAAAGTCGCCTTTTCCCGATACGAAAGAGGGGAAACCCGTCCCCCCGCTCCAGTAGTGAAACTGCTGAAGCTGATCGAAAGGCATCCCGAGCTGCTCAAGGAAATGCAGGAGTTGCCGTTGCAGGGCCGCTTTTCCCGGGATATCCCCCCTCGCTCACAACGCAGGAAAGCTGTCCCCGCCCCCTAA
- a CDS encoding type II toxin-antitoxin system MqsR family toxin, with amino-acid sequence MEKRTPHYPLSLIQTLVADPQSHPFTITALRGGLALGLTENEMRHVVCALQRRDFYKSMTTLADPRQWQDVYHGVIASGVVVYIKVTWHPGHPPVIQFKKK; translated from the coding sequence ATGGAGAAGCGCACACCACATTACCCACTGTCGCTCATTCAGACCTTGGTTGCCGATCCGCAGAGCCACCCGTTCACAATAACGGCCTTGCGTGGAGGCTTGGCTCTCGGGCTGACAGAAAATGAGATGCGGCACGTCGTGTGCGCTTTGCAAAGACGCGATTTCTACAAGTCCATGACAACACTTGCTGATCCGAGGCAATGGCAGGATGTTTACCATGGTGTAATCGCTTCAGGTGTTGTCGTATATATCAAGGTAACCTGGCATCCGGGACACCCGCCCGTGATCCAGTTTAAGAAGAAATGA
- a CDS encoding TRL-like family protein encodes MKKILYAGLLAGFGIMSGCASPFPMGALYTDLKLPVAATANGGERKHGVAECKSVLGLVATGDCSIETAKKNGGISKVSAADWEGKNVLGIFGEYKLHVYGE; translated from the coding sequence GTGAAGAAGATTCTTTATGCGGGTCTGTTGGCTGGTTTCGGGATCATGTCCGGTTGTGCCTCGCCATTCCCGATGGGCGCCCTCTACACCGATTTGAAGCTTCCGGTCGCGGCCACCGCGAACGGCGGTGAGAGAAAGCACGGCGTGGCCGAGTGCAAGAGCGTGCTCGGGCTGGTCGCCACCGGCGACTGCAGCATCGAGACCGCCAAGAAAAACGGCGGGATCAGCAAGGTTTCCGCAGCCGACTGGGAAGGCAAGAACGTCCTGGGTATTTTCGGCGAGTACAAGCTGCACGTCTACGGCGAATAA